One genomic segment of Vibrio penaeicida includes these proteins:
- a CDS encoding type VI secretion system Vgr family protein produces MGTLNFSLDVEGLASDTLIVREYHGQESLSNYQGCHGFRYHIELASRSMDITPEQVVDKNAWLSVIQNGEVTQRVHGIVRAFSKGDTGHQHTFYSLTLVPAIERLSLRQNSRIFQDLTVPEILSVLFQEMGINDYAFSLKRSCLPREFCVQYRETDLDFMHRLAAEEGLVYRFVHQTSKHTIVFCDDTQAYDTYPFPVPYNALAGGTMDTPYVFGLTERVRSDVSSVQFQEYSFKKPTYSFKQEQLGEEMSYQRDGYEHYDAPARYKDDDSGAAFSQYRLDYLRRTAHIATGQSNHPALQAGTKFTLSDHLDESCNRTWLVVSATHTGKQPQALEEEGGSGVTTYGNTFTVIPAQRQWRATPTPKPQVDGPMMATVVGPEGEEIFCDEHGRVKVHFPWDRYSNSDELSSCWVRVSQGWAGSQYGMMAIPRIGHEVIVSFLNGDPDQPIITGRTYHATNIPPYTLPDNKTKTVIRSETHQGDGFNELSFEDQAENEKVYLHAQKDLERDVQNDSTTHIHNDEHHTVDNDQFTHVKNNQHLTVDGESRIKVAADHTLITDGSIHQKSSNNWASEAGTEIHVKSGQKVVLEADNEITIKAGGSFVTIDASGVTLSGAGVNLNSGGAAGSGSGFRGQAAIQPGQPEPPPSAPAPILTPAQIATMKAAAPFCEECEKCKDGQCSI; encoded by the coding sequence ATGGGCACCTTAAACTTCTCATTGGATGTCGAAGGACTGGCTTCGGATACCTTGATTGTGCGCGAGTATCACGGGCAAGAATCCCTGTCGAACTATCAGGGCTGTCATGGCTTTCGCTATCACATTGAACTCGCCAGCCGCTCTATGGACATCACTCCTGAACAAGTGGTGGACAAAAACGCTTGGCTGTCGGTGATTCAAAATGGGGAAGTCACTCAACGTGTTCACGGCATTGTCCGCGCCTTTTCAAAAGGCGACACTGGGCATCAGCATACCTTTTATTCACTAACGTTAGTCCCTGCCATTGAGCGGTTGTCTTTGCGTCAGAACAGTCGCATCTTTCAAGATTTAACGGTGCCTGAGATTCTGTCTGTGCTGTTTCAGGAAATGGGCATCAACGATTATGCCTTTTCCCTGAAGCGGTCCTGCTTGCCCCGAGAGTTTTGTGTTCAGTATCGGGAAACCGATTTGGACTTTATGCATCGCCTCGCCGCCGAAGAGGGATTGGTCTATCGCTTTGTTCATCAGACGAGTAAACACACGATTGTGTTTTGTGATGACACCCAAGCCTACGACACCTACCCGTTTCCAGTGCCTTATAACGCGCTAGCCGGCGGCACCATGGATACCCCTTATGTCTTTGGGCTCACCGAGCGAGTGCGCTCCGATGTGTCTAGCGTTCAGTTTCAAGAATACAGCTTTAAGAAGCCCACCTACTCCTTTAAACAAGAGCAGCTTGGTGAGGAGATGAGCTATCAACGCGATGGCTATGAGCATTACGATGCCCCTGCTCGCTACAAAGACGACGACAGTGGCGCGGCGTTCAGCCAATATCGGTTGGATTACCTTCGCCGCACTGCCCACATTGCCACCGGGCAAAGCAACCACCCTGCCCTGCAAGCGGGCACCAAGTTTACTTTATCTGACCATTTGGATGAGAGTTGTAACCGCACTTGGCTGGTGGTGAGTGCGACTCACACAGGCAAGCAGCCTCAAGCCCTGGAAGAGGAAGGTGGCAGCGGGGTCACCACTTATGGCAACACGTTTACAGTCATTCCCGCTCAGCGCCAGTGGCGCGCAACGCCAACCCCGAAGCCGCAAGTCGATGGTCCGATGATGGCAACCGTGGTGGGACCGGAAGGGGAAGAAATCTTCTGTGATGAGCATGGGCGTGTGAAAGTTCATTTCCCGTGGGATAGGTATTCCAACAGTGATGAGCTGAGTTCGTGCTGGGTTCGTGTCTCTCAGGGTTGGGCGGGCAGCCAATACGGCATGATGGCGATACCGCGTATTGGGCATGAGGTGATTGTGTCGTTCTTAAATGGCGACCCTGACCAGCCGATTATTACTGGGCGTACCTATCACGCCACCAACATTCCGCCTTATACCTTGCCGGACAACAAAACCAAAACCGTTATCCGCAGTGAAACCCACCAAGGCGACGGCTTCAATGAACTGAGTTTTGAGGACCAAGCCGAGAACGAGAAAGTCTACCTGCATGCTCAGAAGGATTTAGAACGGGATGTGCAAAACGACAGCACCACTCACATTCACAACGATGAACATCACACGGTGGACAACGACCAGTTTACCCATGTGAAAAATAATCAGCACCTCACGGTAGATGGGGAAAGCCGGATCAAAGTTGCAGCCGATCATACCTTGATCACCGATGGTTCTATTCATCAGAAATCATCCAATAATTGGGCGAGTGAAGCAGGCACCGAGATCCACGTAAAATCCGGACAAAAAGTCGTACTCGAAGCCGATAATGAAATCACGATTAAAGCGGGAGGCAGTTTTGTCACCATTGACGCTTCTGGCGTCACGCTATCTGGAGCAGGTGTCAACCTAAACTCAGGTGGCGCGGCAGGCAGCGGCAGCGGGTTTAGAGGACAAGCGGCCATACAACCTGGGCAACCAGAGCCACCACCGAGTGCGCCTGCCCCGATTCTTACACCCGCGCAAATCGCCACGATGAAAGCAGCGGCTCCATTCTGCGAAGAGTGTGAGAAGTGCAAGGATGGGCAATGTTCGATCTAG